The following are encoded together in the Patescibacteria group bacterium genome:
- the rpmE gene encoding 50S ribosomal protein L31, translating to MKDKIHPQYYTNAKVACACGNAWETGSTQKEIQVEICSKCHPFYTGKQKLLDTARRVEKFEERMAKKTVTAKTRKGKKIKQATRASKRKSISEKKDKETEKQRNKEIKGAKKVNKSDKVNPPALLGTGKMVNGSDKPTTSKVNTAVNSPADRADKTNNKPGKQTGK from the coding sequence ATGAAAGATAAAATCCATCCACAATATTATACCAATGCCAAGGTCGCTTGCGCTTGCGGCAATGCTTGGGAAACAGGCTCTACCCAAAAAGAGATCCAGGTTGAAATTTGTTCAAAATGCCATCCTTTTTATACTGGCAAACAAAAATTATTAGATACGGCCAGGCGAGTGGAAAAATTTGAAGAACGAATGGCCAAGAAAACCGTGACTGCAAAAACACGTAAAGGTAAAAAGATCAAACAGGCAACCAGGGCAAGCAAGAGGAAATCAATATCAGAAAAGAAAGATAAAGAGACAGAAAAACAGAGAAATAAAGAAATTAAGGGAGCGAAAAAAGTTAATAAAAGTGATAAGGTTAATCCCCCGGCTTTACTCGGGACAGGTAAAATGGTTAACGGATCCGACAAGCCCACCACAAGTAAGGTTAACACCGCAGTTAACTCGCCTGCAGACAGGGCAGATAAAACTAATAATAAGCCCGGGAAACAAACAGGTAAATAA
- the rpsB gene encoding 30S ribosomal protein S2, with the protein MKIPTLEELLKAGVHFGHKVSKWHPKMAPYIYGNKNGVHIINLEKTVQCLEKVLDYVKKLATSDKLILFVGTKEQAREIVKKAAQECGMPYITTHWVGGMFTNFSIVSQRIKRLKKLEDDKEGGKLKKYTKKEQADFDEEIAKLKELFGGVKDLAKLPDAVFIVDIKREKTVFREAQKKQIPVIAIVDSNVNPEQVDYPIPSNDDGIKALDMIVGLVGEAVKEGKEEGGEKEETTQEIKK; encoded by the coding sequence ATGAAAATTCCAACTCTTGAGGAACTCCTCAAGGCGGGTGTGCATTTTGGACATAAAGTATCCAAGTGGCATCCGAAAATGGCGCCATACATTTATGGCAATAAAAATGGTGTTCACATAATCAATCTGGAAAAGACTGTCCAATGCCTTGAAAAAGTATTGGATTATGTTAAAAAACTTGCTACTTCCGACAAGCTTATTTTATTTGTGGGCACTAAAGAACAAGCCCGAGAGATTGTCAAAAAAGCGGCCCAAGAATGCGGCATGCCGTATATCACTACTCACTGGGTTGGCGGGATGTTTACTAATTTCAGCATTGTTTCTCAGCGCATTAAACGGTTGAAAAAACTGGAAGATGATAAAGAGGGAGGAAAGCTTAAAAAGTATACTAAAAAAGAACAAGCTGATTTTGATGAAGAGATTGCTAAGTTGAAGGAATTGTTTGGGGGGGTGAAAGATTTAGCCAAGCTGCCAGACGCCGTGTTTATTGTGGATATCAAAAGAGAAAAAACCGTTTTTCGCGAAGCCCAAAAAAAACAAATACCAGTTATTGCTATTGTGGACAGCAATGTAAATCCAGAGCAAGTAGATTATCCGATTCCATCCAATGATGATGGCATTAAAGCCTTGGATATGATTGTGGGTTTGGTGGGGGAGGCCGTGAAAGAAGGGAAGGAGGAAGGTGGTGAAAAAGAGGAGACTACTCAAGAAATTAAGAAATAA
- the tsf gene encoding translation elongation factor Ts: MSVDLNLVKQLRQQTGVGMMECKEALEETSGDLDKALEVLRKKGAVKAAKKADREAKEGLIEVAAADDHKKVALVQVQCETDFVAKNEVFSGFVKELAAKAFEGNDAEQEFEKQKDELVLKIGENLIFSKAELIEGEYVSSYLHANHKLAGVAAFNKELPDELAHDIAMQVAASGPLYVKPEDVPKEVQEKEKEIYREQLKGEGKPAEIVEKILLGKINKYYEEVCLLKQPFVKEDKKRVEQLLPEGVEIIGFVRYSL, from the coding sequence ATGTCCGTAGATTTAAATTTAGTCAAACAATTAAGACAACAAACTGGCGTCGGAATGATGGAGTGCAAAGAAGCCCTTGAGGAAACTAGTGGTGATTTAGATAAAGCCTTGGAAGTCTTGCGAAAAAAGGGCGCGGTTAAGGCCGCTAAAAAAGCCGACCGAGAAGCCAAAGAAGGATTAATTGAAGTGGCTGCTGCTGATGACCACAAAAAAGTCGCTTTGGTACAGGTGCAATGCGAGACCGATTTTGTGGCCAAGAACGAGGTTTTTTCCGGTTTTGTCAAGGAATTAGCCGCCAAAGCATTTGAAGGTAATGATGCCGAGCAAGAGTTTGAAAAGCAAAAAGACGAGTTAGTTTTAAAAATTGGTGAGAATCTTATTTTTAGCAAAGCTGAACTCATAGAAGGCGAATATGTTTCTTCTTATCTTCACGCTAATCACAAGTTAGCCGGTGTTGCGGCATTTAATAAAGAATTACCAGACGAATTAGCCCATGATATTGCCATGCAAGTAGCCGCTAGCGGTCCTTTGTATGTTAAGCCAGAGGATGTGCCAAAAGAAGTCCAAGAAAAAGAAAAAGAGATTTACCGAGAGCAATTAAAGGGTGAAGGCAAGCCAGCTGAGATTGTTGAAAAGATTTTGCTTGGCAAAATAAACAAGTATTACGAAGAAGTTTGCTTGCTTAAACAGCCGTTTGTTAAGGAAGATAAGAAGCGGGTTGAGCAGTTATTGCCGGAGGGGGTGGAGATCATCGGGTTTGTTCGGTATTCATTATAG
- a CDS encoding stage 0 sporulation protein, translating to MKVAQIKFSPWDKAYSFDPHDLNLKKGDTVLVKTEIGVELGEVVDIIDAPPAKTEGGASPEIKPVLRKANIGDASKMKEREACKKDAFETCKDLIKKYKLPMKLFDVRFSFDGGRITFAYIAPERVDFRELVKDLTRKFQKSIRMQQVGVREETRIFCNIGVCGREACCRRFLKDLGNVSLDQAYTQQVAHRGSERISGVCGRLLCCLNYEQPMYEKLSAALPPIGSSIKTKQGKGKVVNWHILKQSVEVKLEDGNKTEVKLAGE from the coding sequence ATGAAAGTTGCGCAGATTAAATTTTCCCCCTGGGACAAAGCATACAGTTTTGATCCCCATGATTTAAACCTCAAGAAAGGGGACACGGTTTTAGTTAAAACAGAAATTGGCGTGGAGCTGGGCGAAGTGGTGGATATCATTGATGCCCCACCGGCCAAAACTGAAGGAGGGGCTTCCCCGGAGATTAAACCGGTTTTACGCAAAGCTAATATTGGTGATGCCAGCAAGATGAAAGAGCGGGAGGCGTGTAAAAAAGATGCTTTTGAAACTTGTAAGGATTTGATTAAAAAATATAAACTGCCAATGAAGCTTTTTGATGTCCGTTTTTCTTTTGACGGCGGTAGGATTACTTTTGCTTACATCGCGCCTGAACGGGTTGATTTCCGGGAACTGGTCAAAGATCTAACCCGCAAGTTTCAAAAATCAATCCGCATGCAGCAAGTGGGTGTGCGGGAAGAGACCAGGATTTTTTGTAACATCGGAGTGTGCGGCCGGGAAGCCTGTTGCCGTCGGTTTTTAAAAGACCTGGGCAATGTTAGTTTAGACCAGGCTTATACCCAACAAGTGGCGCATCGGGGCAGTGAAAGGATTTCTGGCGTTTGCGGCCGGCTTTTATGCTGCCTAAATTATGAACAGCCGATGTATGAAAAACTTAGCGCCGCTTTGCCCCCAATCGGCAGCTCCATAAAGACTAAACAGGGTAAAGGTAAAGTTGTTAATTGGCACATACTTAAACAGTCAGTAGAGGTGAAGCTAGAGGATGGGAATAAGACAGAAGTGAAGCTGGCAGGTGAATAG